ATGGAAAAACTCAGCTTAGTGTTTTAAATTATGGTCTTGATACAAATAGTAATGATTATGTTGATAGATCTTACGTGTTCGGTTCAATGTCCTTTACTATTAATCCAGATGCACAGTTTATTGTTGGAAAAGATGGATCTTTTCAAATTAAAAATATTTCGATAATTCCTATAGATGATAACTTTGATTATAAATCTGGTAACGGTGTTGCTCAATTAACGAACTTACTTACAAAAGGTGCGATTGATCCCTATCATATAGGAAAGACTGTAAATATAATATTTGATGATAAAGACAAATTGCAGAAAATTGATCTTGATAAAAGTGATTTACCATCTCTAATAAAACAAGAAAATTATTTGCAAGGTTTAATTACGGAAGCTAAAGATTATTCATCATCTTTACCTAATAATATACCTATTCCAGATGCTGGAAAGCTTTTAGAAGCATTAGAAACTTTAATTAAAAATGATATTATTAGTTATGTAGATAATTCTGGACGTGCAATCATTTACGGCTCAAGTAAACAAGATAATTTGGGCGATGGAGAGTTAACGAATTTAGTTTTACAAAAATCAATTCTATTGAGTATAGCCAATTTACCTTCTTCATTAAATTTAAATGAACAATTAATTGACCTTATAAATTTGGCGAAGAGTTTATTAACTCAAAAAGGTATTTCTATTGTTTCTGGTGATGGTGATGATTCAATTACTGGAACAAAATATTCTGATGCCTTATATGGTGGGAGCGATGATGATTCGTTAAATGGTGCTGAAGACAATGACTACCTGAATGGTGGAGTGGGGAATGATATTTTAGATGGTGGAGAGGGTGATGATAATTTAGTCGATGAAAAAGGTAATGATACCTATATTTTTAATGGAAATTTTGGAAAAGATTCTATTTATGATCTAGATGGGAATGGTCAAATAAAAATAGATGATATAGCTCTTTCAGTCGGAGAAAAAATTAATAATAAACTATGGAAAAGTGCTGACGGACAATACTCACTAGCTTTAGTCGAAGACTTTGATGGGGTAGCTACAACACAAAAAGTAGTCATTAGTAAAGAAGATGACAACAATAGTATTATTATAAAATATTTTAAAAATGGGGCATTAGGACTTAATTTCGGTGATTTAGAGAATAATAGTACTCCACCATCCGATACCTCGATTTATGCCTTTGGATCAGAGGGTAATAATATTATTTTTGGTGAGCGTTATGTAGCAAGTTTTTCAGGAAATGACTTTATTCATGCAACCAATGAGGATGCTGTAATTATTGCTGGTGATGGTAATGATCTGATTTCTACAGGTGATGGGAATGATGTTATTTACGCTGGAGTAGTTACTTCAGATCAAGATAGTAATATTGTATTTTCGGGTGGTGGTAGAGATCAGGTTTATGGAGGAGTTGGTAATGATATCATTATGACTTCAAGCAGACTAAATGCTGTTAAAGATTCATTATTGAATCAAATGGGAGATGCAGATACAGGTCTCACAGACTTAGATAAAGAATATAATATTTTAAATTTTAATTTTGAAATTAATTTAGGCGATAATAATAGATTTTCACATTATACAAATAATAGTATAGGACAAATTACAGAACAGATTCTGCCCTCTTTTAATATTTATTATACAGGGAAAAATGGTAAGTATTATATTTATAATCTTTTAGAATCTTTAAATTACGGTCATGGCTATGCTGGTAGTGATATCGCTTATGGTGGTATAGGAAATGACATTATTTTGGGTTCATCTGATACAGACTTTTTATATGGTGCAGTGGGTGATGATGCTATCTATGGAATGGATGGTAAGGATTATTTATATGGGGGAGAAAATAAAGATATCTTATATGGTGGCGATGGTGCTGATCAAATTATTGGTGGGCAAGGGGATGATGAGCTTACTGGCGGGTTAGAGGGCGATGAACTCTACGGTGGTGATGGCGATGACATTATTCAAGCTGATTTAAATGATTCAATAGATACCTTAGCTCCGCCGGTTGAACCTAAGACTTATAGTCGTTTTGGTCATGATCTTGTTTATGGGGGGGCTGGAAAAGATCAAATTTGGGGGAATTTAGGAAGTGACGAAATTTATGGTGACGATGATGATGATCAAATCGCAGGAGATCATCCTAATCTAGCTGGGGATATACACGGCGATGATTATTTATATGGTGGGAATGGTAATGATCAAATTGTTGGTGATGGTGGAAAAGACATAATTCAAGGTGGAAATGGTAATGATTTAATATTCGGTGATAATAGTGAGTTAGATGGTAAATACCATGCTGAAGATAATATTGAGGGTAACGACGGAAATGACGAAATTTGGGGACAGGGAGGCAATGATACAATAAATGGTGGTGATGGCGAAGATAGAATTTCAGGAGATGGCATTAATATAGATGTTCAATATCATGGAGATGATACTGTTAGTGGTGGTAATGGAAATGATTTGATTTGGGGAGAAGGAGGTTCAGATACTATATATGGCGGAGAGGGTGAAGATTATATAGAGGGTGATGAAACTAGTATACATATTCAATATCATAAAGACGACTTGCTTTACGGTGGGGAAGGAAATGACACAATTTTTGGAGATGGTGGCAGAGATATAATATATGGCGGAAAAGATAACGATTATATTTATGGTGATAGTAATCAGATAGATATCCAATATCATAATAATGATACGTTATATGGTGATGCTGGGAATGATAATATTCGTGGTGATGGAGGTTCAGATATTATATATGGAGGGGATGGAGATGATTTCCTTGTAGCTGATGTGATTAATAACCGTGCATTTGATGGTGATGATCAGCTTTATGGTGGTAATGGAAAAGATAGTTTATCTGGTTTTGATGGTAATGATACTTTAGATGGTGGTGCTGGAGATGATATCATTTTTGGTGGTAAAGGTGATGATTATTTCATAAGTAATGAAGGAAATGATCAATTATCTGGGGGGGAAGGAAATGATATCTATCATATTCAAGTAAGAGATTCGGAAGTTAAAGTTTTAGATAGTTCTGGAGAGAATCACTATTATTTAAAAGGAAGTTTCAATCTTTCAAATATAAATATCTATTGGTATAACAATGCCGTTAGTATTATTAGCCCAACAACAAGTCAAGACCCTAATGCTGTTTTACCTCAATTTAAATTAACTTTCTTTGATGATCATGAAACTCAACCAACAGTTGATGGGGGGATTATCACAGATGAATATGGGAATAATATTACGGGTGGTTATAATCAATATCTTCATTTTAGTAAAAGTATATACGATGAAAATTTAATTTTAAATAATACTATTCAAAATGATTATGTTATTCACCTCGATACTTATTTAAAAGAGCGTGCAGGGTTAAGTTATAAAATTTGGAGTGGATCTTGGCATGGTATTCAGGGACTCTATTTAATTTTTACAAATAGTTATATTGATAATGATAACTTGATTTATCGCAACTCTGATTTAGGCGACCTTGTCGATATTCAACAAATTAGAAATAATGTTATTTCCAATGGGCAATATCAGGCAGATGAATATCACCTGCTCGGTGGAGATGATCAGATAAGTGGCTCAGATATTGGGGATACGATTTATGGGGGTACAGGCAACGATATAATTAAAGGTCTTGAGGGTTCAGATCAGCTATTTGGAGATGAGGGAGATGACTGGTTAGATGGTAGTTATGAAAATGACTTTATTTATGGTGGAGAAGGAAACGATCAACTCTTTGGTGGTGATGGAGAAGACCAATTAGAAGGTGGTAATGGTGATGACGTTATTGATAGTGGAGAAGGAAATGACCAATTAATAGGAGGTACAGGTAATGATCGGTTACTAGGGGGAGAAGGTAATGATCAGTTACAAGGTGGTGAGGGGGATGATTACTTGGAAGCTAGCAATGGAAATGACTTTATTGAAGGAGGTACAGGTAATGATCAACTTATTGGAGGTTCGGGGGAAGATTCACTATATGGTAATGATGGTGATGATCATTTATATGGTGGGGATGGTAATGATATTTTAAGTGGTGGACAAGGCAATAATATTTTAGAAGGAGGAAATGGAGAAGATGAATATGTATTTGATATATTAGGATATAACAATGTAATTAATGATACAGATGCAAGTGTATTAAGGTTTTTATCTGTAAGTTCAGAAAATATAAAGTTAGAGATTGTTGGTAATAATTTAAATATATTTTATGGGGTTGATTCAAGCGTCACTATTACTGATTTTATTTTGAATTATAATATAAAAGAAATACAATTTAGCGATACTGTATGGTATCCAGAAGATTTGAGCCAAAAAATAAATTTTCTTCATAATGGTAGTGATGGAAATGATATTATAGTGGGTAATCCTTATTTTAATAATACTGTATATTCAAAAAATGGTGACGATGCTATCTATGGTGGGAGTGGTGTTGATTATATATATGGAGGCAATGGTAATGATGCTATTGTTGATCCAGGTAATATTGGATTCCTTTATGGAGGAGAGGGAGATGATAATTTAATAGGAAATAATAACAGTGAATTTTATGGTGGAGAAGGATATGACTCCTATCAAGTAAATGGAAGAAATACTAAGATATTTGATTCAGATTTTAAAGGAAGCATTTATATTCATAATGCTTCTGATATCCATGAAAGCAATTATGTACAAGAAAAAGCTAACATGATTATTAGTCCTTTTATAAACTCTTTATCTGAATTTTTAAGTGATTATAATGGAGTTAAGTATTATAACTACAATAAATATAGCGAGAGAATTTCAAGTATCTATTATGATTTCTCATTAGGTGAAATTCGACTATTAATTAGAGATCAATCACAAAAAGAACTTAAAGATATGGATTATAAGTTTTCAATTGGTGGAGTTTTTAATCCTAATGATATTGAAAATTTGAAAAATATGGATGTGGAAATTTCTGGTTTTAAATTTAATTTAGAACTCAATCCCTATGCTTTTAATAAAACAAAACTTTCTTTTGGTGATTTTCTTTCACAGGGTGAAGTTATTTCAGAATATACTGCTTCTAATGATATTATTTTAGGTTTAACTGATTATGTCGGTGGTACTGGATCTGGCGATATTATTTATGCAGGTAATGGTAATGATCAAATAAATAGTGGTTTAGGATCTAGTCAAGTTTATGCAGGAGAGGGGGATGATGTAATCATTACACCTGATGTCTTTGCAATTGACAAAATAAGTGGCGGAGCTGGTAATGATGTAATTTATACTTATGACCCTCTGTCTAATAATCAAATTAGTAATAGTCCCTATTTAAATATAAATTTAGCACGTAATATCTATGATATTAAAGATGTTGTTTATGGTGGAGAGGGTGATGATTATATTTATTTAGGTAATCAAAAAACTGAAGCATATGGCGATGATGGTAATGATATTATTGTAAGTTATTCTCTTTCATCAAATATACAGTTTTTATATGGAGGAGATGGAAACGACACATTGAAGGCTGGAGATGGTGGAGCTTATTTAGATGGTGGAGCTGGGACCGATCATCTTGTCGGTGGCTCGGGTGATGATACTTTTATTGTTGATGAACAAGATACTTATGAAGAAAATGACCCGAATGGCGGTTATGACACAATTCATATTTCACAAAATATAGATCTAAGTTTAGGTTACTTAGAAGCTGTGACATTGTTAGGTAGTCAAAATTTAAGTATTTATGGGAATACTTCTGATAACAAGCTTATCGGTAATGCAGGTAATAACTATATCGATGGCCGTGCAGGTAGTGACTATATGCAGGGTGGCTTAGGTAATGATTATTATGTTGTTGATACAACCGAAACTATCGAAACTGATGAGAATGGTAATACTTACTTTATAGAGGGTGACCAGGTTGTTGAAGATGTTGATGGTGGTATAGATACTCTTGAACGTTGGGAAGATGCACGCTTTATTAGTCAAGATGAAAATGGAAACCCAGTTTTAACAGATAGTTATAAAATATTAGAAAATAACATCGAAAATCTTATTTTAAAAGGTAATGCTAAAACAGGATTTGGTAATGATCTTGATAATATCATTGTTGGAAATGAGCAAGATAATTATATTGATGGTTTAGCCGGAAATGATACTTATATTTTTAGCCGAGGTGGTGGTACAGATACCTACAGCTTTGAAGATAATATTGATGCTGTAAATATATTAAAAATTCAAGGTTATTCAGCTAATGATGTATCTGCTCAAAAATATGGCGATAGCGTATATCTTAGTTTTAAAGGTACAAATGATCATATTTGGCTTTCTAATTATTATATTGCAGATACCGAAAATACCACCTATAAGATGGATCAGATTAATTTTGATTCTGGAGTGATTTGGGGTGTTGATGATATTAACACATTAGTTAATAGAGCCTTAACAAACCATGCACCAACTGTTAATGCAGCTATACCATTAATTACAAGTAATCAGGGAACTGAATTTAGCTATAAATTTGCTAATAATATTATTGTTGATCAGGATAGCTGGGATTCTTTGAGTTATAAAATTACTTTAACGACTAAAGATAGTAGTGGACAATACCAATCTATTCCATCATGGTTAAGTTTTGATACTGCGACACAAACTTTATCTGGTACTCCCCCTGCTAATGTGACTGGCAACTTATCGTTCTTTTATTGGGGAACAGATATGTATGGTTACAGTACGGCCACCTCATTTAATTTAAAAGTTAGTCTACCGAACCAAGCCCCAACATTGCTGAATGCAATTGCAGATCAAAGTGTGACGGATGCTAAAGCATTTAGCTATACCGTTCCTGCAACAACATTCAAAGATCCTGATGGCGATACATTAACGTATTCGGCTACCTTAGAAGATGGCTCTGCATTACCATCGTGGCTCAGTTTCAACCCAACTACGAGAGTATTGAGCGGTACTTCCCCTGATAACACAGTTCCGTTAAATATTAAAATCACAGTCAAAGATATAGCTAACCAATCAGTTTCTGATGTGTTTAAGCTAATATTTGTTGTTCAAAATCAAACAATAAATGGAACAAGCAATGCTGATACGTTATATGGAGCTTCAGGGAATGACACCCTAACTGGACAAGCTGGTAATGATATTCTTTATGGACAAGCAGGTAATGACACTTTAAATGGTGGTACTGGTAACGACACAATGTACGGTGGTAAAGGTGATGACACTTATATTGTAGATAGTACTGCAGATGTCATTAGTGAAAGTGTGAATGAGGGAACTGATATTGTCCAAAGTAGTGTTACTTACACATTATTAAATAATGTGGAAAATTTAACCTTAACAGGTACTACAGCAATTAATGGTACAGGTAATGCACTTAATAATGTAATTGTTGGTAATAGTGCAATTAACACTTTAACTGGTGGCGTAGGTGATGATTACCTAAATGGTGGAGTTGGTGCAGATAAATTATTAGGAGGAATAGGTAATGACTCTTACGTTATTGACAATACAGGTGACATTGTCACGGAAAATGCCGGTGAAGGGATA
The window above is part of the Acinetobacter baumannii genome. Proteins encoded here:
- a CDS encoding putative Ig domain-containing protein — translated: MSSIINMFEMISYYLYGQREKPENLLDDKIISSDRDNLATEVHINSIEFMATGAGRYVGLGNVTAVRKFLAGEYADKLIVGKVYYTSELFDALGYKDYPNNGKTQLSVLNYGLDTNSNDYVDRSYVFGSMSFTINPDAQFIVGKDGSFQIKNISIIPIDDNFDYKSGNGVAQLTNLLTKGAIDPYHIGKTVNIIFDDKDKLQKIDLDKSDLPSLIKQENYLQGLITEAKDYSSSLPNNIPIPDAGKLLEALETLIKNDIISYVDNSGRAIIYGSSKQDNLGDGELTNLVLQKSILLSIANLPSSLNLNEQLIDLINLAKSLLTQKGISIVSGDGDDSITGTKYSDALYGGSDDDSLNGAEDNDYLNGGVGNDILDGGEGDDNLVDEKGNDTYIFNGNFGKDSIYDLDGNGQIKIDDIALSVGEKINNKLWKSADGQYSLALVEDFDGVATTQKVVISKEDDNNSIIIKYFKNGALGLNFGDLENNSTPPSDTSIYAFGSEGNNIIFGERYVASFSGNDFIHATNEDAVIIAGDGNDLISTGDGNDVIYAGVVTSDQDSNIVFSGGGRDQVYGGVGNDIIMTSSRLNAVKDSLLNQMGDADTGLTDLDKEYNILNFNFEINLGDNNRFSHYTNNSIGQITEQILPSFNIYYTGKNGKYYIYNLLESLNYGHGYAGSDIAYGGIGNDIILGSSDTDFLYGAVGDDAIYGMDGKDYLYGGENKDILYGGDGADQIIGGQGDDELTGGLEGDELYGGDGDDIIQADLNDSIDTLAPPVEPKTYSRFGHDLVYGGAGKDQIWGNLGSDEIYGDDDDDQIAGDHPNLAGDIHGDDYLYGGNGNDQIVGDGGKDIIQGGNGNDLIFGDNSELDGKYHAEDNIEGNDGNDEIWGQGGNDTINGGDGEDRISGDGINIDVQYHGDDTVSGGNGNDLIWGEGGSDTIYGGEGEDYIEGDETSIHIQYHKDDLLYGGEGNDTIFGDGGRDIIYGGKDNDYIYGDSNQIDIQYHNNDTLYGDAGNDNIRGDGGSDIIYGGDGDDFLVADVINNRAFDGDDQLYGGNGKDSLSGFDGNDTLDGGAGDDIIFGGKGDDYFISNEGNDQLSGGEGNDIYHIQVRDSEVKVLDSSGENHYYLKGSFNLSNINIYWYNNAVSIISPTTSQDPNAVLPQFKLTFFDDHETQPTVDGGIITDEYGNNITGGYNQYLHFSKSIYDENLILNNTIQNDYVIHLDTYLKERAGLSYKIWSGSWHGIQGLYLIFTNSYIDNDNLIYRNSDLGDLVDIQQIRNNVISNGQYQADEYHLLGGDDQISGSDIGDTIYGGTGNDIIKGLEGSDQLFGDEGDDWLDGSYENDFIYGGEGNDQLFGGDGEDQLEGGNGDDVIDSGEGNDQLIGGTGNDRLLGGEGNDQLQGGEGDDYLEASNGNDFIEGGTGNDQLIGGSGEDSLYGNDGDDHLYGGDGNDILSGGQGNNILEGGNGEDEYVFDILGYNNVINDTDASVLRFLSVSSENIKLEIVGNNLNIFYGVDSSVTITDFILNYNIKEIQFSDTVWYPEDLSQKINFLHNGSDGNDIIVGNPYFNNTVYSKNGDDAIYGGSGVDYIYGGNGNDAIVDPGNIGFLYGGEGDDNLIGNNNSEFYGGEGYDSYQVNGRNTKIFDSDFKGSIYIHNASDIHESNYVQEKANMIISPFINSLSEFLSDYNGVKYYNYNKYSERISSIYYDFSLGEIRLLIRDQSQKELKDMDYKFSIGGVFNPNDIENLKNMDVEISGFKFNLELNPYAFNKTKLSFGDFLSQGEVISEYTASNDIILGLTDYVGGTGSGDIIYAGNGNDQINSGLGSSQVYAGEGDDVIITPDVFAIDKISGGAGNDVIYTYDPLSNNQISNSPYLNINLARNIYDIKDVVYGGEGDDYIYLGNQKTEAYGDDGNDIIVSYSLSSNIQFLYGGDGNDTLKAGDGGAYLDGGAGTDHLVGGSGDDTFIVDEQDTYEENDPNGGYDTIHISQNIDLSLGYLEAVTLLGSQNLSIYGNTSDNKLIGNAGNNYIDGRAGSDYMQGGLGNDYYVVDTTETIETDENGNTYFIEGDQVVEDVDGGIDTLERWEDARFISQDENGNPVLTDSYKILENNIENLILKGNAKTGFGNDLDNIIVGNEQDNYIDGLAGNDTYIFSRGGGTDTYSFEDNIDAVNILKIQGYSANDVSAQKYGDSVYLSFKGTNDHIWLSNYYIADTENTTYKMDQINFDSGVIWGVDDINTLVNRALTNHAPTVNAAIPLITSNQGTEFSYKFANNIIVDQDSWDSLSYKITLTTKDSSGQYQSIPSWLSFDTATQTLSGTPPANVTGNLSFFYWGTDMYGYSTATSFNLKVSLPNQAPTLLNAIADQSVTDAKAFSYTVPATTFKDPDGDTLTYSATLEDGSALPSWLSFNPTTRVLSGTSPDNTVPLNIKITVKDIANQSVSDVFKLIFVVQNQTINGTSNADTLYGASGNDTLTGQAGNDILYGQAGNDTLNGGTGNDTMYGGKGDDTYIVDSTADVISESVNEGTDIVQSSVTYTLLNNVENLTLTGTTAINGTGNALNNVIVGNSAINTLTGGVGDDYLNGGVGADKLLGGIGNDSYVIDNTGDIVTENAGEGIDTVLSSITYTLGNNLENLTLIGSTAINGTGNALNNVLVGNSAINTLTAGVGDDYLDGGAGADKLLGGIGNDTYVIDNTGDIVTENAGEGIDTVLSSITYTLSSNLENLTLTGSTAINATGNTLNNTLTGNSGVNALNGGAGNDILDGQGGNDQLTGGTGIDTALYQLLVQSDALGGNGTDVWSDFTIGNTTSNTNADKIDIGDLLIGYSGIYNFTSLEPFIKTVVSGLNTQLYIDRDGAGTTYSSSLLLTLNNTNVNLNDLINNQQIII